DNA from Flavobacterium aestivum:
GGGTTAATAATGGTAATTATGGAGGGACTTTATATTAAAACCGGAAATAAAGACTATGAAATTTTGACTCGGTTTTGGATTAAAATATTCGCCTTAACTTTTGGAATTGGTGTTGCTACCGGAATTATAATGGAGTTTGAATTTGGAACCAATTGGGCTGTGTACTCAAGATATGTTGGCGATATTTTTGGAAGTGCATTAGCTGCAGAAGGATTATTTGCATTTGGCTTAGAGAGTACTTTTCTTGGAATATTACTTTTTGGGTGGAACCGTGTAAAACCTTGGGTACATTTTGTATCTGCTTTAGGTGTGTTCTTAGGTTCTATGTTCTCTGCTGTTTGGATTGTAGTTGCAAATTCCTGGCAACAAACTCCCGCGGGTTATCATATTATTGGTACAGGGTTAAATGCCCGTGCAGAAGTAACTGATTTTTGGGCAATGGTTTTCAATCCCTCAAGTCTAGATAGAATAATTCATACTTGGCAAGGAGCCATTTTAGCAGGCGCATTTTTGGTTTTAAGCGTGCATGCCTATTATATTAGAAAAGGACGTTATGTTGAAATATCTAAAAAAGCTTTCAAAATTGCTTTAGTTGTAGCCACCATTTTTTCACTTACCCAATTACTTTCAGGGCACAGTACTGCAGATGGAGTTGCGGTTAATCAACCAGCAAAACTCGCTACCATGGAAGGTCATTTTGAAAAAAACAAACCTGCCGATTTATATCTTATGGGTTGGGTAGATAAAGAAAATCAAAAAGTTACTGGTATTGGCATTCCTGGCGGATTATCGTTCTTAGTCCATAATGATTTTGATGCTCCCATAAAAGGATTAAATAATTTTCCTGTTGAAGACAGACCAAGTCAAATAAATGCAGTTTTTCAGTTTTATCACATTATGGTTGCCATAGGAATGGCATTGATAGGTCTTACATTATATACCAGTTTTTTATGGTGGCGAGGAAAACTATTTGATACCAAATGGCTCTTATGGATTTTCTCATTTACTGTCATTTTGCCTCAAATTGCCAATCAAGTAGGATGGTTTACTGCCGAAATGGGAAGACAACCTTGGGTCGTTTATGGACAATTAAGAACCAGCGACGCTTTTTCTCAAGAAGTTGCCTCCAATCAAATCGTTTTTTCATTGGTTATGTTTACAGTAGTTTACTCCCTATTACTGGCATTATTTTTATACACGGTCAATAAAAAAATAAAACATGGACCTTATGACGAGTCAAAAACAACGGTAACATTCAAATCCTTTTAATCTTTATACTATGGAAACTTTTTTAGGAATTGATTACCCTACATTATGGTATTTAGTAATCGGATTATTATTCTCGGGTTATGCTATTTTAGAAGGCTTTGATTTTGGTGCAGGTGCATGGCACTTATTTTTCAGAAAAGATTTAAGCCGAAGGATTGCAATAAACGCAATCGCTCCCGTTTGGGATGCCAATCAAGTTTGGCTAATTATTGGTGGTGGAGCATTATTTGCAGGATTTCCTGTAATGTATGCAACAATGCTATCTGCAATGTATGTTCCCTTTATGCTCTTTTTAATGTTAAATGTACTTCGGGCAGCTGCCATTAAATTTAGAAGTGTCGAAGAAATGACATGGTGGAGAAAAAGCTGGGATATAATCTACAGTATTTCAAGTATTTCCATCGCTTTTTTATTGGGTGTTGTTTTAGCTAATATCCTACAGGGCTTTGCTTTAGGACCTAATTTTAGTTATAAAGGTGGAGTGTTTTTTTCTTTCTTAAATCCATATGCCATTATGGTTGGATTTACAACATTATCTATTTTTATGACTCAAGGCGCTATCTATCTTTTATTAAAAACTGAAGGGCGATTACACGCTAGACTAACATTCTTGCTTAAAAATGGAATGATATTTTTTATCATAAGCTTTGGAATTACCACGCTTTATACTTTAGTTTTTATTCCTGAAGTAACTGCCAATTTCAGAGCCAATCCTCTTTATTTTGTTGTTCCCATAATATCCTTTTTGGCTGTAGCCAATGTTCCCCGATTGGTTTCAAAAAAGAGATACATGCTGGCATTAGTTTTCTCGTCATTAACAATGGCCTTTTTGCTTATACTCGTTGCTTTGCAATTGTATCCAACGCTTTTGATTTCAACAATAGATCCCAAGTACAGCGTAACGATTTATAATGCGGCTTCCTCACAAAAATCATTGGGTATAATGCTGACTATTGTTGTTATTGGAGCACCATTATTAGCTGCCTATTTTTTCTTTTTATACCGAACATTCAATGGAAAAGTAAAACTTGATGACACCAGTTATTAAGTCAAATCAAGATTAACAAACCATACTATTAAACATGAAATACATATCTGTCTTACTAATAGCATTTGCTATAACTTTTCTTTGGTCAATAATAAATCCTAAGGAAGGTTTTACTTGTTTTCTGGAAATTATTCCGGCAATAATTGGCTTTTTAATCTTAG
Protein-coding regions in this window:
- the cydB gene encoding cytochrome d ubiquinol oxidase subunit II, whose translation is METFLGIDYPTLWYLVIGLLFSGYAILEGFDFGAGAWHLFFRKDLSRRIAINAIAPVWDANQVWLIIGGGALFAGFPVMYATMLSAMYVPFMLFLMLNVLRAAAIKFRSVEEMTWWRKSWDIIYSISSISIAFLLGVVLANILQGFALGPNFSYKGGVFFSFLNPYAIMVGFTTLSIFMTQGAIYLLLKTEGRLHARLTFLLKNGMIFFIISFGITTLYTLVFIPEVTANFRANPLYFVVPIISFLAVANVPRLVSKKRYMLALVFSSLTMAFLLILVALQLYPTLLISTIDPKYSVTIYNAASSQKSLGIMLTIVVIGAPLLAAYFFFLYRTFNGKVKLDDTSY
- a CDS encoding cytochrome ubiquinol oxidase subunit I translates to MDVEILARIQFAFTIAFHYIYPPLSIGIGLIMVIMEGLYIKTGNKDYEILTRFWIKIFALTFGIGVATGIIMEFEFGTNWAVYSRYVGDIFGSALAAEGLFAFGLESTFLGILLFGWNRVKPWVHFVSALGVFLGSMFSAVWIVVANSWQQTPAGYHIIGTGLNARAEVTDFWAMVFNPSSLDRIIHTWQGAILAGAFLVLSVHAYYIRKGRYVEISKKAFKIALVVATIFSLTQLLSGHSTADGVAVNQPAKLATMEGHFEKNKPADLYLMGWVDKENQKVTGIGIPGGLSFLVHNDFDAPIKGLNNFPVEDRPSQINAVFQFYHIMVAIGMALIGLTLYTSFLWWRGKLFDTKWLLWIFSFTVILPQIANQVGWFTAEMGRQPWVVYGQLRTSDAFSQEVASNQIVFSLVMFTVVYSLLLALFLYTVNKKIKHGPYDESKTTVTFKSF